A genomic segment from Pseudomonas sessilinigenes encodes:
- a CDS encoding glycerol-3-phosphate dehydrogenase/oxidase, with protein sequence MSQDWNGQWRQQALPSLAAQSWDLIVIGGGISGAGILREAARRGWRCLLLEQRDFAWGTSSRSSKMVHGGLRYIAKGQWRLTRDSVRERQRLLQEAPGLVDPMSFLMPHYRGQFPGPRVFGSLLSLYDALAGRRNHRFHDAGQLQFLAPGVKEPGLLGGTCFLDALTDDARLVMRVLAEARADGAQAFNGLRVTRLLRDNGRVCGVEVDDSEGGAPCQLRSESLAVATGAWAERLRPADAGRQLRPLRGSHLLLPGWRLPVAHAFSFMHAEDRRPVFVFPWEGATVVGTTDLDHREDLDLSASISQQELHYLLAACAQQFPEARIVASDVLSTWAGVRPVVAAGGADSEDKPSNETREHVLWQEPGCVTLAGGKLTTFRPQAIEVLAACGAMIGRSVSDDGAPVFAPVPTVEIPGLSGAQQRRLAGRHGRDLPRLAQLVEQLGHECVGASDTLWAELAFAAETEMVLHLDDLLLRRTRLGLLLAEGGASYLPAIRNLCQGRLGWSDAHWQAEEQRYRTLWQRHHSLPSTDA encoded by the coding sequence ATGAGCCAGGACTGGAACGGCCAATGGCGGCAACAGGCGCTGCCGAGCCTGGCGGCGCAGAGCTGGGATTTGATCGTGATCGGCGGCGGTATCAGCGGCGCCGGGATCCTGCGTGAGGCGGCCCGGCGTGGTTGGCGCTGCCTGTTGCTGGAACAGCGGGATTTCGCCTGGGGAACCTCCAGCCGGTCTTCGAAGATGGTCCATGGCGGCTTGCGCTACATCGCCAAGGGCCAGTGGCGCCTGACCCGGGACTCGGTGCGCGAGCGCCAGCGCTTGTTGCAGGAGGCTCCCGGGCTAGTGGACCCCATGAGCTTCCTGATGCCCCATTACCGGGGCCAGTTTCCCGGGCCGCGGGTGTTCGGCAGCCTGCTGAGCCTGTATGACGCCCTGGCCGGACGGCGCAACCACAGGTTCCACGATGCCGGGCAGTTGCAGTTCCTGGCGCCTGGGGTCAAGGAGCCGGGCCTCTTGGGCGGCACCTGTTTTCTCGACGCCTTGACCGATGATGCGCGGCTGGTGATGCGGGTATTGGCCGAGGCCCGGGCCGATGGAGCCCAGGCGTTCAACGGCCTGCGCGTGACCCGCTTGTTGCGTGATAACGGGCGGGTGTGTGGGGTCGAGGTGGATGACAGCGAAGGCGGCGCGCCCTGCCAGCTGCGCAGCGAGAGTCTGGCGGTGGCCACCGGGGCCTGGGCCGAGCGTTTGCGTCCGGCGGATGCGGGGCGTCAACTGCGACCGTTGCGTGGCAGCCACTTGTTGCTGCCGGGTTGGCGGCTGCCAGTGGCCCATGCCTTCAGTTTCATGCATGCCGAGGATCGCCGGCCAGTGTTCGTCTTCCCCTGGGAAGGCGCTACCGTGGTCGGTACCACCGACCTGGACCATCGCGAAGATCTGGACCTGAGCGCCAGCATCAGCCAGCAGGAGCTGCATTACTTGCTGGCGGCCTGCGCCCAGCAGTTTCCCGAGGCGCGGATCGTTGCCAGCGACGTGCTTTCGACCTGGGCCGGGGTGCGCCCGGTGGTGGCCGCTGGCGGTGCGGACTCCGAGGACAAGCCCTCCAACGAAACCCGCGAGCATGTGCTGTGGCAGGAGCCGGGATGCGTGACCCTGGCCGGCGGCAAGCTCACCACCTTCCGGCCCCAGGCCATCGAGGTCTTGGCTGCCTGCGGGGCGATGATCGGACGCAGTGTCAGCGACGACGGCGCGCCGGTGTTCGCTCCGGTCCCGACCGTGGAGATTCCCGGCCTCAGCGGCGCCCAGCAGCGGCGCCTGGCCGGGCGCCATGGTCGCGACCTGCCGCGGCTGGCCCAACTGGTGGAGCAGTTGGGTCACGAGTGCGTCGGCGCCAGCGACACCCTGTGGGCCGAGCTGGCCTTTGCCGCCGAGACGGAAATGGTCCTGCACCTGGACGACCTGCTGCTGCGCCGCACGCGCCTGGGCCTGCTGCTGGCCGAGGGCGGCGCCAGCTACCTGCCAGCCATCCGCAACCTGTGCCAGGGGCGCCTGGGCTGGAGCGACGCCCATTGGCAAGCCGAAGAACAGCGCTACCGGACCTTGTGGCAACGCCACCACAGCTTGCCCAGCACTGATGCCTAA